In the Telopea speciosissima isolate NSW1024214 ecotype Mountain lineage chromosome 2, Tspe_v1, whole genome shotgun sequence genome, one interval contains:
- the LOC122652942 gene encoding 30S ribosomal protein S31, chloroplastic, with translation MASLMLGALPMASQSFNLSSRVSFSPTKNLSVALSTPTTVSASPQTLPIVYCGRGDRKTAKGKRFNHSFGNARPRNKKKGRGPPRVPIPPSPPKKDRFDDNEVVKIEIDESLF, from the exons ATGGCGTCACTCATGCTGGGAGCTCTTCCCATGGCCTCTCAATCTTTCAACCTTTCGTCTCGAGTCTCGTTTTCTCCAACAAAAAATCTCAGTGTAGCGCTCTCCACTCCTACTACCGTTTCAGCTTCTCCTCAAACACTTCCCATAG TGTACTGTGGTAGGGGTGACAGGAAGACTGCGAAGGGGAAGAGATTCAATCATTCCTTTGGAAAT GCGAGGCCTCGgaacaagaagaagggaagaggtCCTCCTAGGGTTCCGATTCCTCCTTCTCCACCTAAGAAAGATCGTTTTGACGACAATGAGGTTGTTAAGATTGAGATTGACGAATCTCTATTCTAG